In Emys orbicularis isolate rEmyOrb1 chromosome 16, rEmyOrb1.hap1, whole genome shotgun sequence, a genomic segment contains:
- the LOC135890546 gene encoding T-box transcription factor TBX6-like produces MIPLQSSQLTSFHNEGCFPPSINGSCGRVHLSLENKALWEEFYTLGTEMIITKSGRRMFPPCKVIVSGLNPHSLYLMLVDIVPLDNAQYKWHCGHWEAVGKADPHFPSRFYLHPDSPALGSHWMKEPVSFQRLKITNNTLEQCEHIILHSMHKYQPRFHVVLTSAHTLTLPWNAVATFVFPETTFMAVTAYQNSKVTQLKIDNNPFAKGFRENGLRSKKNRGKNVQGTEMVKQASAEETGCDPLTGESVATLQGYWSLH; encoded by the exons ATGATACCCCTTCAGAGCTCGCAACTCACTTCCTTCCATAATGAGGGCTGCTTCCCTCCATCCATAAATGGTTCCTGTGGCAGGGTCCATCTCTCTCTGGAGAACAAAGCACTGTGGGAGGAGTTCTACACACTTGGCACTGAAATGATCATCACCAAATCTGGCAG ACGTATGTTCCCACCTTGCAAAGTGATTGTTTCCGGCCTGAACCCTCACTCTCTCTACCTGATGCTGGTGGATATTGTACCTTTGGACAACGCTCAGTATAAATGgcactgtggccactgggaggcagTTGGAAAAGCTGATCCCCATTTCCCCAGTCGCTTCTACCTCCATCCAGATTCTCCAGCTCTTGGCAGTCACTGGATGAAAGAACCAGTCTCCTTCCAGAGACTCAAGATCACCAACAATACTCTGGAGCAGTGTGAACAT ATTATATTGCATTCAATGCACAAATACCAACCACGATTCCATGTGGTGCTGACCAGCGCACATACACTCACTCTGCCCTGGAATGCTGTGGCCACCTTTGTGTTCCCAGAAACAACTTTTATGGCTGTGACAGCCTATCAGAATTCCAAG GTTACCCAGCTGAAGATTGATAACAATCCATTTGCAAAGGGGTTCCGAGAGAATGGCCTCCGCTCTAAGAAGAACCG AGGGAAAAATGTTCAAGGTACTGAAATGGTCAAGCAAGCAAGTGCTGAGGAGACAGGCTGTGACCCCCTCACTGGTGAGTCTGTAGCCACACTGCAAGGATACTGGTCTCTCCACTGA